Part of the Pedobacter roseus genome is shown below.
AAAGTGTTCTTTTTTCATTTTATGTTTTTCTAATACTGCAAAAATGCAGGTATTAAAAGGCCTAACCTTTGATTTAGGTCAAAAAAATAAGAAGCCTTAAATTTAAGATATAGGTTCAATATTTATTTTACAATTTCTTTTTGGGGTAAAGAATCTATAACTGTAATCTTTTTGAACAGCATAAATGAAAATAATTTATTATCCCGCCCCGGGACTCTATAAACACCTTTAGCTTTTAAAATATATGCAGAAATTGCTGCCATATCCCAGCCATCTACTATATCAGCAGACCATTTAGCATTTAATAGACTTTCAAAACCTCTTTTAATACCGTACCCTCTAACTTTTATTATATCTTTTTTTACTTTTTCTTCTATGTAAGAATTATCCCAGGCCCACAACCAGGTATTAGATTTTAAAGAAACAGACCCCACCTCTTCATAGTCAATAATAAGTTTCTGTATCCCCTTACTACTAAATATGAGTTTACCTGTTGACTGATCATAATCCCATCTTTCATATTGGCCAATTCTATATTTCTCTTCACAATATGCTTGCTGTTTTTTAAGATATTCGCATGAAATTTTGGAAAGCTGTTCGAATGAAACTGTATCTAAGAGATTAATTTTTTTCGAAGTAGATCTATTATTACAACTTGCAAAAAACATTGTAAGTATTGCGATATAAAAACTTAATTGTCTTAGCATATAAACGAAGATTTAGTATTTTTCTTCCAGCACAATTTCAAGAGCAATTACCTTCCATTCTCCTTTAATATTTTTCCAGTGGTATATTTCTTCCGTCTGGAT
Proteins encoded:
- a CDS encoding DUF6882 domain-containing protein, whose amino-acid sequence is MLRQLSFYIAILTMFFASCNNRSTSKKINLLDTVSFEQLSKISCEYLKKQQAYCEEKYRIGQYERWDYDQSTGKLIFSSKGIQKLIIDYEEVGSVSLKSNTWLWAWDNSYIEEKVKKDIIKVRGYGIKRGFESLLNAKWSADIVDGWDMAAISAYILKAKGVYRVPGRDNKLFSFMLFKKITVIDSLPQKEIVK